TGCACGATCACGTTTTTCAATTTTTAATGTCAGCCGGTAAGTTGAATGTTATAATGGCGTCCACACACAGGCCGGCCGTCAGGCTGGGTCAGAAGTTATACGAAGGAGGTTGATATGCCGGTTTACATCGCGTTGACTCGTCTCAATGAGGTGGGGAGAGAGGCCGTCAAGACCAGTCCCAGTAAAATCAAAGCCAATAAAAAAGCGCTCGAGGCCATGGGGGTAAAAGTGCTGGGACAATATATCACACTGGGCCGCTATGACTTCATCAACGTTTTTGAGGCAAAGAACGAGGAGACCATTCTGAAGGCTGCGGTAAACCTTTCGGGAAAAGGCATCGCCCACACTGAGACACTGGTAGCGCTCACGTTAGATGAGTTCCTTAAAATAGGCAAAAAGCGGGCCAAGTAGAGATATTCTGCATTATCCACATTCGATGATTAGCCTGCCCGTCGCCATAAACCGCCGGAGATAGGCGGAATGGATAGGCGAACCTGATAAGACTGGATTTATTCTGAGATTACCGGTTTTGCAGGATCTGCCCGACCGCTTTGCGCGCCCCGGACATCACATTCGCCACGCCTCCGCCGCTTTCGCTCTGGGCGCCGATGAACCACAGCCCCTGGATAGGCGTCTTATGGGCCGGCGGCTTGTTGCCCATGACGGGAGGCACCCCGCCGAACGAATGGTGTTTCAGATGGGTGCGCAGGCGGAAATCTTCGGGGGTGAGTATGAGACGGGTTTTGGTATGCCGGCGCAGGCCGGGTACATGGCGTTCGGCCGTCTCCACAAGTTTATCCGCCAGCTCCTCACGGCGGCTGCTCCAGGACCCTTCGGCCAGCGTATCCGGCGCTACAGTATAGATCGTCACCGCATGCTGGCCCGACGGCGCCAGCGATGGTGAATGCAGCGAAGGCACATAGATGAGCAGCCCGTCCCTGCCCTCATGGTAATGACCGGAGCGCAGACGCTGCACCGCTTCCTCCAGATCGTGAATATAGTAATAGTAGCAGAGCGCCGCCGGCTGATACGGTGTTGGATCAAAGTCTATTCCCAACTGCACCATCAGCACCGACTCCATCAGGCGATTGCACTCGACCTGATTGATTAAATCCGCAGGCAGGTTCTCCCTGCCGACCAGGTCGAAGAACACCTTTTTCATACCTCCAGAGGCCAGCACCACGTCTGCAGCTTCAAAACCACCTCCAACCATCCCCACCCCTTTGACCCGGCCTTCCTCGATCACGATCTTGCTGACGGCGGTGCCGGTGATGACCTTGCCTCCATTCTCCAGGATCGCCCCCTGAACGGCATCAACCAGTGTCCGGCAGCCCCCGATAATATAACAGAACGCAGCCTGTGCGCTCCTGGTGCCCGGGTAGGCCGGGATACGCTTGTCGAATGCCGTCTCGAGATGGATGGCGGGCACTCCCAGGGCCGGGAACTCGCTGGGCGCGGTGACGAAATCGGCCACGATACCCAGGAAGAATGTTTTAAGGACGGGCGACTTGAAGTAATGGTCCATCAACTGCGCGCCGCTCCAGTTCAGCCTGCCCTTGACCTTTTGAAAGGCTATTAACATGCGCAGCTTGAGCCACAGCGCTGCCGGACCCCGGGCCATCTCGACCCGGCGGGCCAGCGACATAAGATCGATCATCTGATCGTAGAAGCGATAGTAGCTGTCGAGCTGTACGCTCTCGTCCGGAAATATCTTCTTCAGGTGCTCCCGCCGCCAGTAAGGGCCCTCATATTCCCGGGGTTTCCACAGCGTAAATTCGGGCAGCGATAGTCCGCGGTCTTCGCGCACCACTTTGACCCGATCGCTGACACCCAGTTCCTCCAGTATGAGGCGTCCCTTGTCGCCCGGCGCGAAGCCCTCTATCAGAAGCGGGCCGATATCCCAGGCGAATCCGTCCTTCGACACGGTTGCAGTCACTCCACCGGCAGTTGGAAACTGCTCGAACACCGTGACGGAATGCCCGGCCCCGGCCAGATACGCCCCGGCGGTCAGGCCGGACATGCCGGAACCTATAACTATTGCCTTCATAACGTACTCCTGTCCGTTGAGACCGTCCGCCTGATAAGCCTACGCTGTTCCACCTTTCCGCTCCGCCAGCTCCTTCACCAGGGCGGCGTGGCTCTGGCGCGTGATGGGATACCAGATCAGGAAAGGCAGGCTGATTATGAGTATCACGGAAGGCACTACCGCGAAAAAGAGGCGTATGCCGAACAACGCGTGTTCCGTCTGCGCCACGTTCGGCACGTAACCGTACAGCTGTAAAGCCCATCCACAGACAGCCACTCCGAGCGCACTGGTGAACTTGGACAGGAAAGCCCACAGCCCGTAATAGATTCCTTCGCGCCGCTCACCGGTCATCTCCTCGTCATACTCGACCACATCGGGCAGCATGCTCCAGGGGAAAACCCACTGCGCGGAGAATCCGATGCCGACTACCACCGCTACCAAATAGATCCACGGCGTGGGGCCGTAGGGGAAAAAAAAGCCGGTGATAATGGCCCCTGAAGCTATGAACAATCCCAGCGCGTATGAAGGGCCTTTGTTGATCCTGTCCGAGACCAGCTTGGCCGGTATGAGACAAATACCGATCGTCACCAGCATGACCAGCAATATATATGAGACCTGGTCTTTCATATCCAGTTGATACTGGATGAAATAGGGCACCAGTGCGGTCAGCACCGTGAAGCTGAAGCTGCTCAGTATGAAGGCGATCATTAAAATTACAAAGGGCCTGTTCTTGAACGCAGTCAAGACCGCGCTGACCGGCGGCATTTTTGATGGTTCTCCTGCCGACTCGGGCGATTCCTTGATCGAAAGTGTGGTAATCAGGATAGTGATTGCAGCTATGGTTCCAAAGACTGCGCCGGTGGCGCTCCATGCCTGCTGCAGGTCCAATCCCGCGCCCCGGAAAATCCCGGCCAGCATGGTGGTCAAAGCTGCGCCCAGGATATATCCGACTACGTTATACACCATGCGGATCGAGGTCAGGCTGGCGCGCTCGTTGTAGTCGCGGGTCAGCTCGGGGGTCAGGGCATAGTAGGGAGTACAGGTCATGGTATGGAAGGTGTCCACCAACCAGAAGCTGAGCAGCACGGCAAAAAAGGCAGACACGCCTTCCAACCCCGTAGGCAGTGAGAACATGATCCAGGCGGCAAAACCGAGGGGCACAGCGCCGATGACCATGAAAATCCGCCGCCTGCCGAAACGTGAACGCACGCGGTCCGACCAGTAACCGAAAAGAGGATCGTTGATTGCATCCCAGGTGATTTTACCGACGAGCAGCGCCGCACCGGCCAGAGCGGGATTGATGCCTGCCACATCGGTGTAATAGTAGAGCAGGAAGAACTGCATGGCGGACGTTATCAGGGAAAAGCCCAGGTCGGCCAGACCATATCGGAATTTAAGGCCGAACGACAATTTTTGGTCCATGCTGCACCTCACGAATAAATCAATATCTCACGATAGACAGAGCGGACGAAACGAGTACCTGTCTCTCCAGCAACATACCCAACCTTGATCGACATAGTATATGTAAACAGACAGATAATCTCAACCGGCCGGTTTAAATGTACCAAACGCTTCTGCTAATATTTTTCGAATATCCGCAGGAGGTGGAATCAAATGGTCCGCTGACAACCTGCCGGGATCGCCTCAAGTATAGTAACGAAAAGGAACGGGTCAGAGGTCATCCTGGTTGAAAGGTTCGTCCCCCTGGCCGGAGAAAACGACAACGTTGCCACCAGAAAATGGTACCTGTTCGATCCGGAAGCGCTGAAATGCCTAATTTCGATATGCTGAGCAAGGCCGGTTTGAAACTGCGGGTCAATTCCCTGATTATCGACACTATCGTGAATAAGAAAAGAATTTAAGCTGTGATATAATTCCTCCAAAATACGCAGGGAGGCTCTGACGATGGCGCAGAAAGTGGACCTTTTCCCTCACGACAGCTCGCTCGAGCGGCTGCCCGCTCCCCAAAGGGACAAGGAAATGTCCCGGAAGCTGCAGCGCCTCATCGCCTATGCGTACGGCAAAGCCCCCGGCTTCAAGCTGCGCATGGACGGGGCGGGGATCAAACCGGGCGACATCAAGGCCCTGGCGGACCTGCAGAGAATTCCGGTCCTGCGCAAGGACGACCTGATCAAGCTGCAGAAGGAGCTTCCGCCCTTCGGGGGCTATCTGGCCGTACCCCTGGATGAGATCGACCACATCTATCAATCGCCGGGCCCGATCTATGACCCGCAGAGGAGGTTGAAGCAGGGCACCCTGCCGCCCGACATGGGCAAAGGACAGATAGCCGTTAACACCTGGTCCTATCACATCACCCCGGCGGGAATGTTAATGGACCGCCTGCTGAGGGCAATGGGTTTCACCGTCTTCCCGGCGGGGACGGGCAATACCGATCTCCTGGTGCAGATAATGCGCGACCTGAAGGTATCATACTTCGTGGGGACTCCATCCTTCCTGGCCGCCATCATCAAAAGAGCGGAGGAAATGGGATTCGATATCAAAAAGGACTTCAACCTGAAATACGCACAGGTCTTCGGCGAGATGGGAGGGGACCCCCTGAGGAAGATGTTCAGCGAGAAATACGGCATCACCTGTGTGGGCGGCGACAACTATTTGACCGCCGATATAGGCCCCATCGCGGGCTCCTGTGAAAAGGGCGCAGGCATGCACGTCAACACCGACGTGATCGTTGAAATAGTCGACCCGTCGACCGGCCGGGCCCTGCCTGCCGGCGAGGTCGGCGAGGTGGTGGTGACTCCCTTCGATGAAGTATATCCCCTGATACGCTTCGGAACGGGTGACCTCTCGATGCTGGTGACCGAAACCTGCGCATGCGGCCGGACTACATCCCGCCTGCCTAAAATCATGGGCAGAAGCGGAGACGCCGTCCGTGTACGCGCCATGTTCGTGCATCCCAGGCAGACCGACGAGGTTATCTCGAAGTTCGGGGAGATAGCACGTTACAGGATCCTGGTTAACAGGCCGGCCGACAGGGATGAGATGCTGCTGCAGGTGGAGCTCAAGGCCGGTCCCGCGGACCGGGACGCCTGGGAAGAATCGCTGAGAAAGGAATTCCAGAATACCTGCAAGGTGAGGTTCGACGCTCTGGAAGTCTTGCCCGCCGGCAGCATTCCGGGCGGTGAGAAGACAATCGTCGACAGGCGCGTTTATTAGATTTTGGCGGCGTTATAGCCAAACGATATTACTTGAGGCTACAAGGAGGGGATCATGGGAAATGCAACGGAGAGCCAGGCGACCCGGGCGCCGCATTCCAAGCTTCCGCTCGGTATTAAACTGAGCTTCGGCATCGGCGACATCGGCAGCAACATCTTCATCGTAACAACCGGGATGTACCTGCTATTTTTCATGACAAACGTAATGGGCATTAATCCGGCGCTGGCCGGCACTATGCTTCTGTTCCCCAAGCTTTGGGACGTTATCTCCGATCCGCTCATGGGCGCCATCTCGGATGTCACGCGTTCACGCTTCGGCAGGAGGCGGGTGTACCTGCTCTACGGCGCCGTGCCTTTCGGCCTATCGTTTTTCATCCTCTTCCTTGCACCCGGCTTTCAGATGGAGTTCGCCAACGCGTTACAGACATCTTTGTTATTTGCACTGGGCTGCACAGCCTTCACCGTGATCAACGTCCCCTATGCCAGCATGGTGCCGGAGATGTCCGACGACTACAACGAACGCCTCTCTATAGTCTCCTTCCGCATGACATTCGCCTCCATCGGCGCCTTGCTGGCCGGCGGGCTGACCATGGCGCTGGTGGCGGCCGGTGGAGGCGGCGCGGACGGCTTCCGCTTCATGGGCGGTATCTTCGGGCTGGTCATTATCGTTTCCTGCCTGTGGTGCTTCTTCGGCACGAGCAAAGCACCTTCGCTGCCGCCACACAAGGAGACGCCTCCTGTGAAAGAGCAGGTCAAGATCGCAGCCCGCAATTATCCGTTCGTAATACTGATGACGAGCTATTTCCTGCAGGCGCTGGCCATCGGCGTGATGATGGCCGGATTCGTCTACTATGTGAAATACGCCATGACCCTGCCCGAAACGGCCATGAATATCGCTTTCCCCATCTTTATGGTCACCGGCGTCATTTTTATACCGGTCTGGCTGGCTGTGGGCAAAAGGCTGGGCAAGATAAGGTCGTATTACATCGGCCTGGCCATATTCACCCTCTCAATGGGCTCGCTCTTCTTCACCAGCTCCTCACAACTGATGATTTTCTATGCCCAGATATTCATAGCCGGCATCGGATTCTCCAGCTTCCAGCTCTTCCCCTTCTCCATGCTGCCCGACACTGTTGAATACGACCAGCTGCAGTCGGGGATGCGGCGTGAGGGAATCTTCTCCGGCATGTGGTCGGCCGGCCAGAAAATAGCCTACTCGGTGGGCCCGCCCATCGTGGGTTTCGCTCTGGCCCTCTCGGGTTTTGTCACCGATGGGGTCCAACCCGAAAGCGTGGCCACGGGTGTGCGCATCGTCTTCTGCCTCTTCCCCGCTGCCATGATCCTGCTCAGCTTCCTGCCGTTCAGTAAATATAAAATGACCGAGGAGGAATTCGAGAAGGTCAAGGCGAAGATCTCGGACGCGGGCAAATCGTAGGGGCGGATTTTTAAATCCGCCCAAAGACGGGCGCAGCTAAAGCAACGCCCCTACTGTCCTTACATATCTATGCGGGGAAGGCCTTCTCGCCCAGCGCCATGCGTACCAGGTCCGTAATAAACACCTTGCGCAGGCCTCGCTCCGTCGTGGGGCGCCTGAGCACACGATCGCACATGGGGCAGAGGGTAACAAGCACATCGGCCCCGCACCTTATGGCATCATCCACGTTTTTAGCCTGCACCTCGGCTGCCAGCTGTGGATAAACCTTTACGAAGGCCCCTGAACAGCACAGCGCCTTTTCCCTCTCATATTCCCGCTTCGGGCGTTGTACGCCGATCAGATCGAAAATCTCGTCTACGAAAACATCCTTGGCGGGGGTGTAGCGCGATGCGCAGGGCCGCTGGTAGGCCGCCTTTACGCCCAGCTTCGTAATCTTGCTTTTATTATCGCGCAGGTAGTTGCGCATGTATTCGAGGATATGCATGTACTTGAAAGGCACTTCGATGCCATAGTCCCTGACCTTGGCATCGACCATGGCGTAGCAGTCATCATGCAGAAAGATGATTTCATTGCCGAGTTTGGCGACGTTATCTATAAATTTCCGGGCATTCTCCGCTACAGGCGTTTCCACTCCGGCATGCACATAGCCCACATAGCAGAAGTACTCGCCGCCCTTGGCGATAGTCAGGCCGTCGAACATCTGTCCGCCGATGGCATCCGGCGGCAGCGATAACTCCATCACGCAGAGCGAGAGGACGGGTTTATCGGG
The nucleotide sequence above comes from Dehalococcoidia bacterium. Encoded proteins:
- a CDS encoding GYD domain-containing protein; protein product: MPVYIALTRLNEVGREAVKTSPSKIKANKKALEAMGVKVLGQYITLGRYDFINVFEAKNEETILKAAVNLSGKGIAHTETLVALTLDEFLKIGKKRAK
- a CDS encoding NAD(P)/FAD-dependent oxidoreductase, whose amino-acid sequence is MKAIVIGSGMSGLTAGAYLAGAGHSVTVFEQFPTAGGVTATVSKDGFAWDIGPLLIEGFAPGDKGRLILEELGVSDRVKVVREDRGLSLPEFTLWKPREYEGPYWRREHLKKIFPDESVQLDSYYRFYDQMIDLMSLARRVEMARGPAALWLKLRMLIAFQKVKGRLNWSGAQLMDHYFKSPVLKTFFLGIVADFVTAPSEFPALGVPAIHLETAFDKRIPAYPGTRSAQAAFCYIIGGCRTLVDAVQGAILENGGKVITGTAVSKIVIEEGRVKGVGMVGGGFEAADVVLASGGMKKVFFDLVGRENLPADLINQVECNRLMESVLMVQLGIDFDPTPYQPAALCYYYYIHDLEEAVQRLRSGHYHEGRDGLLIYVPSLHSPSLAPSGQHAVTIYTVAPDTLAEGSWSSRREELADKLVETAERHVPGLRRHTKTRLILTPEDFRLRTHLKHHSFGGVPPVMGNKPPAHKTPIQGLWFIGAQSESGGGVANVMSGARKAVGQILQNR
- a CDS encoding glycoside-pentoside-hexuronide (GPH):cation symporter, yielding MDQKLSFGLKFRYGLADLGFSLITSAMQFFLLYYYTDVAGINPALAGAALLVGKITWDAINDPLFGYWSDRVRSRFGRRRIFMVIGAVPLGFAAWIMFSLPTGLEGVSAFFAVLLSFWLVDTFHTMTCTPYYALTPELTRDYNERASLTSIRMVYNVVGYILGAALTTMLAGIFRGAGLDLQQAWSATGAVFGTIAAITILITTLSIKESPESAGEPSKMPPVSAVLTAFKNRPFVILMIAFILSSFSFTVLTALVPYFIQYQLDMKDQVSYILLVMLVTIGICLIPAKLVSDRINKGPSYALGLFIASGAIITGFFFPYGPTPWIYLVAVVVGIGFSAQWVFPWSMLPDVVEYDEEMTGERREGIYYGLWAFLSKFTSALGVAVCGWALQLYGYVPNVAQTEHALFGIRLFFAVVPSVILIISLPFLIWYPITRQSHAALVKELAERKGGTA
- a CDS encoding phenylacetate--CoA ligase family protein gives rise to the protein MAQKVDLFPHDSSLERLPAPQRDKEMSRKLQRLIAYAYGKAPGFKLRMDGAGIKPGDIKALADLQRIPVLRKDDLIKLQKELPPFGGYLAVPLDEIDHIYQSPGPIYDPQRRLKQGTLPPDMGKGQIAVNTWSYHITPAGMLMDRLLRAMGFTVFPAGTGNTDLLVQIMRDLKVSYFVGTPSFLAAIIKRAEEMGFDIKKDFNLKYAQVFGEMGGDPLRKMFSEKYGITCVGGDNYLTADIGPIAGSCEKGAGMHVNTDVIVEIVDPSTGRALPAGEVGEVVVTPFDEVYPLIRFGTGDLSMLVTETCACGRTTSRLPKIMGRSGDAVRVRAMFVHPRQTDEVISKFGEIARYRILVNRPADRDEMLLQVELKAGPADRDAWEESLRKEFQNTCKVRFDALEVLPAGSIPGGEKTIVDRRVY
- a CDS encoding MFS transporter → MGNATESQATRAPHSKLPLGIKLSFGIGDIGSNIFIVTTGMYLLFFMTNVMGINPALAGTMLLFPKLWDVISDPLMGAISDVTRSRFGRRRVYLLYGAVPFGLSFFILFLAPGFQMEFANALQTSLLFALGCTAFTVINVPYASMVPEMSDDYNERLSIVSFRMTFASIGALLAGGLTMALVAAGGGGADGFRFMGGIFGLVIIVSCLWCFFGTSKAPSLPPHKETPPVKEQVKIAARNYPFVILMTSYFLQALAIGVMMAGFVYYVKYAMTLPETAMNIAFPIFMVTGVIFIPVWLAVGKRLGKIRSYYIGLAIFTLSMGSLFFTSSSQLMIFYAQIFIAGIGFSSFQLFPFSMLPDTVEYDQLQSGMRREGIFSGMWSAGQKIAYSVGPPIVGFALALSGFVTDGVQPESVATGVRIVFCLFPAAMILLSFLPFSKYKMTEEEFEKVKAKISDAGKS
- a CDS encoding (Fe-S)-binding protein, yielding MWNASKCDLCGDCLTKCLYVDYDGKKAAADIKDLLDGKLAAILSKCVTCCACREYCPTGADPFDLILKAMEKHGSYAGADSLKMFAMAPTLPGQVIPGDPDKPVLSLCVMELSLPPDAIGGQMFDGLTIAKGGEYFCYVGYVHAGVETPVAENARKFIDNVAKLGNEIIFLHDDCYAMVDAKVRDYGIEVPFKYMHILEYMRNYLRDNKSKITKLGVKAAYQRPCASRYTPAKDVFVDEIFDLIGVQRPKREYEREKALCCSGAFVKVYPQLAAEVQAKNVDDAIRCGADVLVTLCPMCDRVLRRPTTERGLRKVFITDLVRMALGEKAFPA